Within Hydractinia symbiolongicarpus strain clone_291-10 chromosome 11, HSymV2.1, whole genome shotgun sequence, the genomic segment tatttttaaattcacaaaattaaacTCTGCAAAAATTTTAATGGCTTATAAACAACAGCTTAAAAACAATGTGAGGTATTGGGTTTTTGGAAACTAAAAACATTGAGGatactaataaaaaataaaaaaacttatttttttcaccaatttttaaataaaaaacacaaacgatgcgcttttttgaaaaaatgtgacaaatCATTGTTGTTATGGTAATGGTGAACTGATTGAGAAATATTAcgcaatgaaaaataaaaaacaaggagAAATGTTAGAAATTTTAGACctggaaaaatttaaatttcatctatattataatgcccgtatacgtctgtctgtctgtctgtctgtctgtctgtctgtctgtctgtctgtctgtctgtctgtctgtctgtctgtctgtctgtctgtctgtctgtctgtctgtcacgcaaaacggtagcttagctgcgcaatagcgagaagcacgcaatgcggtataaaaaggacgggcgaacccgtagattttccacgggctaacgactagtctatattataatacccgcatacgtctgtctgtctgtcacgcaaaatggtagcttagctgcgcaatagcgagaagcacgtaACGCAGTATGAAAAGgtcgggcgaacccgtggattttccacgggctaacgactagtaattcATATTATCTTATCAACAATTCAAATAGCAATTtttgagaaataaaaaacataatggaTATGTGTCTGAAGCATTATCTATgtatttaacttttaaaaatcgaGAACAactatcaatttattaaatttaaacttaCCTCTTGATTGAGGATGATCCGCACTACCGTAAAACATCTCATCTTCATTATCGTTTGAAACTGGAAGATGATTTTCATAAGACATTTGATCTGTACTGTTTATCTGGCCTTCATCACTGCTTACAGCAGCAACATCAATCCCTTCATCATTTCTTACACCATTAATTCTACTTATCTCATTAAGTtcctttctaaaaaataatttactttgCTGATCCATTTCTGCATGAATTTCCACCAGTTCTTTTTCACTAGCAAGTGTTTTTGGCAATGTTGATAATTGTTGTATAAACGATTCTATTTCGTCTTGGATTCCAgtcataacaaataaaaaaattctaatttcacATATCGACTTAAAAATGAGTCCAAAGTGTGAAATGTAAATGCAATCTTCTTCACTGCATGTTTCGTTGTTTGCTATCTTTTTCCAATAATTCTTCACGTCGTACATTATTGCTTCTTCAAACCCTGAAAATACGGTGTTAACGGTCTATAAAAGAACAATGATGAGTTATccagttttattaaaaagaaatactAAATACAGGACGACGAATTTATAATAAACGCGTCGCCTTCATTTTCAGACTCATAACTTCACCTTTTTAGTTAGTTACTCGGTCAATATAAAAATCGTCGAAACCCATGTCATTTGTAGACAATGTTAAAATAACTGAGGGTGATATTTTCGGTACAAcacggggtaatcggttattattctAAGTTagagaaaaataagaaataagaatTTCGGTTTAGTGTTTTTATACTATAATAGCATCATTAACACTCGAGGTAAAAATCCGAAACAGTCGtctaaaaaatagaaacattcttTGCAGAATTCGAAAGtctataaatttgaaaaaaaaaatatttgctcgAGTTAAAACGTTATTCAGAGTTAATGGTTGAACTCGCGCAGACGATGTTTATTTGATTTCGAATggagaaaaattacattttaaatgTATTATCATATTTCTTAGTCAAAATCTTCAAATCTGTGACATAAAAAGAGTACTTTTTCTTAAGAGTGGGCCTAATTTTTTTGAGGTGTTTCATCAGAGTTGTACGAAATGAGTGTAGATAGCTGTTGTTAACAAAGATTCACAAGCCAACAAAACAAGAAGAAAGTACATTAGGCaaacattttcataaaaaaaaatcgcgCTCAGATTTCTGTGTAAAATTTACACAAGAATCTGCGCAAGAAATTGCTTATTGCCGCGGTTTTGTGAACAAAGTCGACATGTTGTCAATAATGACTTTATTCTGCAAATTACACTATTGGTAAAATCAGTGACCGCCTTAAAAAAGCGCGTCATTCCATATGGatgattgaaaataaaaacgtgGATAAAATATAGAGCATAAAAGTATGTATtggaaaaaatgttaaaaaattatactCCACTCCTTACTACAGtcgatttgtttttctttataaaaactttCATAAAAACTAACATTCCTACACCAGactttgtaaattttaattaaaaaccaaCAGAAACTCTCAATTTAAATACAATTCTTATAAATAcgactttttctttttaataaataaaatgcataaaaaatatACCGTTTTTTATATTCAAGACAACTTCGCTCCCAGACGGAGTTTTGCATTTCCTTAGTTTCAAGGTAATGTTTTTTGAGGAAGAGATAGATTACAATGGAAATTTGATTTACTTAAattcaaaagtaaaaatagaacTTCTTATATTCATTCAGAAATTCGTACAAATAAAGCTCGTAGAAGACTAAAATATGACTTTCAAATGTAGGAAAAAAAGAAGCGTCTACAAACTTCAGAAACTAGGTTCAGCAGACTCTCTATATCTCGTATTTGAAAGGGCCTAAAAATTGGTTCAAGAATTTGAAGTGTGTGGGTTGGAAACCCACGCTGTTCAAAAATTTCGTGGGTCCCACAAAAATTGATAGACaacagaattaatttttttgaaagttacGGAAAAGGATCGAGGTACATGTTCGAGATGGAGGTTGTTTAGGGTGGAGGGTATTTGAGGCAGACTCCATTGCAAATAAACTGATTCATCAGTCGCTGGCAATTCAGCTATTCTAAAAACTTTCTTACATAAATTAAATCTTCAAGCCATCGTCGACTAACTCGAACAGTTTAACTTGTGGTCCGCTGCGATGAGCTAAGTCGTACGGCGTGTCGCCAGCTGCATTAACGACGTTGTGTTTAATATCGGGATGCAAAAGAAGCAATTCAAGTAATGGTTGACTTTCTGATGACAACGCCGCAAAATGAAGTGGCGTTTGTAAGCCGTTTGTTGCCGCGTTAATGTCGGCTTTATGTTCCAACAAAATCTTGCAAATATCAATTTTATCTGAAAGATAAAGTTTTGATTGATAAGGTTTTGATGGGCATTAATAAATAATTCTATTTGTTctattatgttgttgttttttgagaGAAGGGAAAAGTTGACTTCtgcaaaagtatgcaaaaagaCAGTAGATCCCAAAAACAATAAATTCTGAAAAACTTATATTCGTCATTCTTTCTatcgaaaaaattaatttcgcaGTGATTTAGTCTTTATTTTAACAGTAACGATCCCTTTTGtagcttattaaaaaattatacagCAATTATATTCAAAGCTTGACGAATGTTCCTATATCCTTTGAAAAAAAACCCAACAACTCTCAACTGGCAAAATTCATTTCGTTCTATCTGACGACGAAAACgccgacaacaacaacaatgactaaaataacagaaacaaaaaacCAACGACGATCACAACGGCTAAGACAGCAGGACGACGACAACAACGATTAAAATACCAACAACGataaaataacaacaacgacAATGATGACGACAAAAAGAACGACTAAAACAACAATGACCGCGATGAAAAGGACGACAGGGACGCCAACAACAACGACACGGAAGACGACAACGACAACTAAAATAAATCTATAAAAAATTTCAGTAGAAGGGAAATGTTCTCACAGTTAAGTTACTTTTTGTTTAAGAGAGCGTGTGTATATCACATACAGATAAACAAAGAAACATCTACTCACTCCACCTAGCAGCACAATGTATTGGTTGCCAACCATCATGAGTTTTAGCATGTACGTTTCCTCCATGCTTCAATAAATACAACAACACTTCCTCATGTCCAGAATAACTCGCACGATGAAGAGCAGTATAACCATCACTATCTGTAGCATTCACACACGAGTTCTTTTCAAGTATAGCTTTAAGTCTTTCTAAATCTCCATTTTCCGCGGCTTTTAGAACATTGTGGCAATCCCTATTCGGGGAATCACCACCCAATTGACGTGTCGATGTGTACGTCACACTGttaatcatttttgtttttgttttttgttcctTTTCGCTCGTTTTCTTATCATCTTTATCTGTTTCCTTTTTCTCCAGATCCTCATTTATCCAATCATAACATTTCTTTCCCTCCGGTAAAAAGTGTACAGGTAACATTTTTTCGTCCGTTTTTAAATCGGGATTATTTATCTCTAACAAGCCATCGTTTCCTTCGAGTACAAGATTATCCAATTCATCTTGAAACTTTTCCATTTCCGCTGTTTCATTATCCAACACAGACGATTCCGCCATGTTGAAATTTGATTTTTACTTAATCTGCAAAAAGTAACAATATTAGAGACATCAGCTCCAGATGTTTCGCCAACATTTTCTTTCACCTTACAAACTAAAGCGGATAAAGGATACAAGAAAGCCGTATTCCTTATGTCAAGGAAAATTTCTATACTTTATAAACAATATAAATAACATACATAAAAGAATATTCTGTTAAAACTTTATGAACTATCGAGTTGCTGAGTATCGCACGTTGGATGTGCAAGCTTTTAAAGCTGAACACATGGCACCATACGTATTTACCCCACCAGATTTCATAAAGGGCACAAGTTTTCTTTGAACACTTTGACTTCCATTTAGATTGAAGAGATATTTTTTTGCTCCATTTCGAATTTTCAGTTCTATGATGTGGTAATACTGGAATAATCCATTTCTGTCAAAACAGATATTTATTTGGAAGTTTAAGGCCTTGAGGACAATATCATTTTAATTGTGTCCCAATATCCGTTTTTTtcatataagaaacatttaTATAAGAAACTCAAGCTCAAATTCGgcaaaatttaagaaacaattaaaaaacattacCAGGCTGAATTGACAACAAAATAGCTTAAAATCAATCTAAATATCTACAAACAAGTCAAAGATATTGCGACCATGATGGTCTCTCGAATCGAAAAACTGCCCGAAAAGGAGGTGACGAAAAAGGAGGTGACGAAAAAGGAGGTGACGAAAAAGGAGACGACCTAATCTGAACAATATGAAACATTTAAGAAATATTTAAcgtgaaaatacaaaaaaataagaaacgtCAAAGGCTGAACGcaaattttgtgtttcttatatatgtaaaaaataggCAATTTTTTTGGATTAATTTTAGCAAAATCGATCACCTGAACAGCCAAAATTTGTAAAACTTGTAAAAATTTCCCTCCCATTATTTTTTCTCCCATGAAAAGAACACCATTGAAACTGTAATTAGAATTTTGTTCTCAGCAACTGAGGCAGAATTAAAACACAAGAGGCTTAAAAaagtgtatttaaaaaaatatgaattcaCAAACCCTTTTAACGCTCAAAATCATTCTTGGCATTTATGGTTTTTTATGTTCAAATCTTTCGTTATTATTAAATGTTCCTTGTTTCTTGAACATGAAAATTTAGGAGGCGACGTTTGGGAAGATCCTTCTCTTATCattgggcaaagtaaaatgatgttggtgCAATCATGGGAGAAGCACCAACATCATTTTAACACTCACCTATATTTAACATCATGTTAAAGAAATGGAtaacttttaataataatatgaaCATTGAGCAGGCAAaccaaaataatatctttgATGAATCCTTTTCGTTATTTCACGCCAaccaaaaaaatctttgttaatataaactttttccATTTGATGCTGTTtgctgtaaatatatatatttttttaatggaatTCAATATTTCGCGAATCTTTACCCTTTCCAATGACATAAACATCATTTCCTTAAAAATCTCACTCAAAAAAGCtagcagataaaaaaaaatcttcactGAAAACAAAAGAACCAATTGAAATCATGTTTCATGTGGAGTCATCAATCAAACAAATAAATAGAATAcaacaaaacatctaaaaaatcACTGCCGGGTTAATCCGTTTCTATATAAACAAATtagctagaaaaaaaaaatgaaattaaataaaaaaagtataacattttctttttaagcATGTCTTTCGAACTTTGTTCAGTCGTTTTAAACCCCATATTCATACAAGTATTAAACATATATAAAACTGAAAGTGTCAAATCATTTCACGACCAGTAGTCACTGACCATAAAACTTGACTCTATATAAAGTatcttttgttataaaaatttaaagcaacATCGATCCTGCACAGGTCAGATATGTATTTCCTCTTTTCGCAATGAATCTGAATATGTCTAAATTTTACTTAGTATTTCAACCAGCTTTTAGTATTCTAGCTTGTGGCTGCATTTATCTTCTAAAATGGGCTTCAAATTGTTACAGCCACGAGTGTGaaggttttttaatttatagttTTTCAAACCTACATGTACTTGACAATCCAGCCTTGTTGGTTCACTAATCTTCTGAAACGAATTTCAACTTGTTACCGTCATTGTAGGATTCTAAAACCCACCAAGGTTGTCTACTATACTGAAATAACTTGTTGGTTATTAATAACTTTGTAACAATCCAAACTACAGACTGGAAGTTTAGTTGCCGAACACGAGTACTTCTTACGATTCTCACAGCCGCGCACGCTGCATTTAATGACGTCAGGGGGTACACTAAAAAGAATGAAGAAATACAGgaggaaaaagaaaatttagattGGAGTGATCGAGTCATAACTGAACTAAACTAAAATAACGTAGAACTTATTTGAAAACAGAAACCTGCGCACTTCTAAATGAACGCTTTGAAATAACCTGCATCCACCGCCTGATTACTTTTAATAAATCAAACTTGGTATAGTTGTTGCACGccacaaaagaaacaaaatggtagcattaaatttttatttcagcactttttctgtgacgtcaataGAAGCATGAAATTCGACTATCAAAAgactttttcttcaaaattcaattatttAACTTCTAGAACAAATATTAACGTTCTGCTTAAAGTTCTTgacaatcaaaaaaatattagtttaACAAATCTTCTAGTTTCATAAGACAAAGTGCCCAAAAATCACCCGAAAGTCCGCTTTTTCGGGAAATCGGGTTTGTCAAGTCTTGAAACTATGTATAATGGTTCTTCTTGATAGAATAGACttataattttaaagttcaaaccTTAATCCTACCAGAAGTCATTATATTTTACCGATTATAAAGATATAGAAATTTAAATCTAAATTTCTTGGAGGTGTAAGACTCAAAAATTAGCATTTTGGTGTCTAATAGATATTCGTGAAAACTCtgaaaagtttatatatatatatattataaacatACTAATTTTAATAGGGGGGAAATAAGGCAACACGCGCTACAAATTGCGAAGACAGGGGTAAAAAATCACGCCCCTGATTACAAcctatatacaaagaaagtgtaaGAAAATCAACGTAATGCcattaaaattactaaaaactTGTATACTACTTGCAAGGTTAAGAACGCAAGATTAAAAGCCCTTGTAActgaaaaatatcaactttGATTCCTTGTTTgaagcaaaaacaaaatttttatattccaGTATACTTGTTTTAGTTCGCTGTATAAAatttcatcaaaatgaaaacccAGTCAGAGAGTGAAACGCATAAATCTCCCAGGGTATTTAAAGCTCGTGGAAACGAGGCACTATGATTAAAAGTGAGACTAAAAGATCTTATAACCTTTAGGTGTAATTTAAAAGTGTTTCAGTAATTCACACTTTTCAACGAGTGGGTTAGACAGCTGGAATAAGGAAgcgaaaaaagtgcaaaataacattcttgGCTATCAACGAATGCTAACGCGGAAAGAGGGTTATTTTAAAACACCTAGGCCCAGTTTTAAATGGATGAGAAGTTGCCTGTTGAGGGTGGTGGGCTAAGGAAGGAATTTCATAAAACGCAGgaatttttcttttactttttatgCTATAGAATCAAAtcacatttttgtttattttgtattaaTTGATTGAAGCTGCAAATtcttaacacacaaaaaaagaatattttacattatttaaattattcatTTCTTACAAtgttcttttttcaaaaaataaaataaaatcataaataaaAAGTAAGGTTTTGAGAAGAATAAAGTATGCGTTTTTCTCGGTTAAATGTCTTTAACAGTGGAAGATGTTTGAACAATTCACTCAAGCTAAAAAAACGCTGTGGATGCACTAGCTAAAAAAATGGGAATTTTATTCACCTATTTCTCTGATGAAAGTCAATCTGACAACAAAGTCGACACACAAAAGCCTAAATTTTATGCTGGCTTGGAAGGACCTGTATTTACAACGCTGGATTACAACGAATTTTACGCTACACGCCATTACGAAGCTTCTCTCTGGGTTTCAACAGTAATTTCTGGTGACTTCCAAGCCTCCTGGAAGGAGGGAGTGAAGagactaaaaaaatattgcaaaggAGCAAATCAAAGAAAATGGATATTACCAAGAACTTGCCCCATCATCATACGGAAAAATTTAAACGAAACGTCAATTAATTTGGCTGGTAAGTCAGAAGACAAAATCACAGTGTCAATGTTGATATCTCAGTATTTTGTCGAAGATGTGCCTGGTCCAACGAACCCAGATGTTTTCATAGAGGAGGCCTACAAAAGGATTAACTTCACTGGTTATTTTTTCAAACCGTTTGACTACACAAACCTTCCAGATGATGTGAAAGATTTGGAAAGAGTCATGTTGGAAAACGAAGAGGTGTTCGAGAGTGAACACTGTTTCATCAGTTTTTACAACACCTACGCCACAAAACTgtccaaaataaaatattacgaAATTTGGTTTCACGGGAAAAAACTAGAACACGATTATCGGTGCATTACAAATTTTAACGACAGTGATGAAGAGCAAGAAGAAGTAGGGTGAGTAAGAAGAAGTAGGGTGAGCAAGAAGAAGGAGGGTGAGCAAGAAGAAGGAAGGTGAGCAAGAAGAAGGAGGGTGAGCTAAAAGGAGGGTGAGCAAGCTCGCAAGACGTGCCGGTAAAACTGAATGTAAACAAATGGAAAAAGTGCAACGTGGAGATACAACTTCAAGTGTATTTGCAAAACGTTATCCTACTAGTAATAGGTTACCTACTTTAGCCTTCAAATCttcaccaaaaaaataaaaaaaaacacgaagATACGTTGCTACTGTCACTAAATCAAGCAGTATAAATTCGAAACATAATCTAACAAAGCTTTCGACACATTCATTGAAGGGTACATTCGTAAAATTCATTCGAAACTAACTAAAATCGCCAATTTCACGGAGTATTCTCAGCGCCGAATTGTAACACCCCGCTGCACGGGCTATCATTTTAGCTGAcaacatttatctatttattataAACTAGCCGTTGAGAAAATCCATGGAGGATTTCCCGTCGTACGTAACCCGCAACTCTATTTCGTGCATTCGAAATTGCCGCATGTTGGcataaaataatgaaatttcGATTTAGATTGGGGTTAGTTATTACTATGATTGTGGGTGCAATTATAATGAAGTATTCAATTTAATACCCCCTGGTTTCTACCCTGGTTTCACAGGAAGTAAGTCGCTATTTTGAACATACAAACAAAACACGGGTATTATTAATGACTAGTCCCTAGCCCATGGAAAATAAATCTTAGGTCTTGCCGTTCTTTTTGTAGCACAGCTAAAAATTTGCGCATAGACATTAATCGCTACtggggtaccattttgcgtagtGACAGATAAAACACGGGTATTACATTAGCTAATATAGGAATGGCTACCTTGAAATTTGTTTCTGCACCAATGAATAATGAGATGCATCAGTGAACGACAACAGAAAGCCGTCTTTATTACTCGTATAACGAACATGATCgccgatttttttgttttgttgctaaaataaaaaacagaagaGGTATTACGTATTTTCAATGCGCATGCTTTATCAAGGAAAGACATAATCTTAAAGATTCGCAACTAAATTCTCCATCACTGGCTTGGTTTATATAATCCTGACTTATAAATGTTTACCTATCTAAAAAGGGCTTGTTTGAACAGTTATGAATATAAATTTATCAAAACAATTGttaagaaataaaatgaaaaataacatttcttAACATTATTGGTACAAAAGCCACAAAAATTGCCAAAGTTactattacaaaataaaaaatttgcgaCATCTCAAACTTTTTCCAATAATACTCGCCATTAGGTTGTCCAACAGCATGCAAAAAAATGCATGGGTAGATAGGTCAAAACACTGAAATTCTGGTAAGTTGTTCAATTGAAACACAAGAAAGAATAAAACACAAACCTTTGCAGCATCCTTCTTTCCCTTTTGGCCTTTCAACAATTTCTCAATGGTTTGTGTCTATAAACAGGAGAGATATTGTAGACCAATAAGTGACTAATAACCACAGGCTTTCAGCCGCGATTATTTGGTCCCTACAAAATACGCCAATAGTTGTGATGTTTCTATCAAGCAATAAATAATAACAGCCATCATGCAATAGAGATGCAAAATCGATTTGATTGAGGAGGCGAAAAGTTATGGTTATacaatttgatgacgtcaccactgACCTGTTCCCACCAATGGTGGAGAGCATAaaagctgatcaaaataatattgGTCATGTGAAGTTATCTAGGCGGAGGTGGCATAGGGTATTTTGATTAGTTTGCAAGTTATCTAGGCTTAAACCTACATTAAGGcaatgcaatgcaatggctttagTGATGCATTCTTTGACGGTAAAATAATCGACGTCAATGTAAATTGCAGAACTTGTTCGTATTTTTGGAATTCACAGTAGCATATTAATGTAGAGAAGAAAAAACACATAAACAAGTGATGTTTTAAATTTGATAGTTGCTATAATACAGACGTGATTTAACATTTAGGAAATTTTGCTTTTGCCTAAAATTTTCTAAACATGGTTGAAATTTTATCTGGGAATTTTTATCCTGAAAAGCAAGTcctataaataaagattttttttattagtatcAGAAGATAGACAAATATACTCCATGATATAGAATTTGATTTTCATGACTCCTATTTGAACTTTCTAGTTCTTATTTACACTACGCATGGGCACAATTTGTTCTACAGTTTCGTCAGTAATCTAAACGACTTTCTAGTTCCCATGCTGGTAGAAAAGTTTAGGTTTTTCAAGGCACTCTTTTATAATTCCTGGACAGTGCAGGTTTTCCAGGCTTGGTGGCAATTTTGTATGGCAATATTATATGATAATTTGGTATTTAGACTGGTTGCATTGATAGCACATACTTTAGTATCTTCAATTTGTTTCTGCATTTGTTGGCGTCGCTTCTTCGCTCTCAACTTTCTTTTTCGCTCAAACTCTTCAGTCTCCTCTTCAGTTTTCTCAGTATCTAAACACAAGCAACTATAAGCATGAAATGATGACAGCTATCCCCACTTGACAAAAGCTTGTGATAAAGTATGTAAAACACAATGTACAATAGCGTAGTGAATGAAATTTAAAGCAAAGTTTCGGGTTATTCAGGCTTTTTAGAATTACAAGACcagaatttttaatttagttcTGACCATCTCTACTCTTTTATATAACAAATAATATGTTGTTCAATAAAATAGGCTTATCGTGTGAAAGATGGATTACTAGTTTGCACTACAAGGACTAAAGACCTATAAATAAGACAACTCCATTCTTAATCCtcaaaattttactttataGCAATCATGTAATATCTGTTATAAATCTGTTTAACAATTAAATTTAAAGATCGATTCCCAAAATTCCCAAAACTTGACCAACATCAAGTATTGACAAGAAATTGTACGCTGCACCTTTCAAAACATCCAAGGAAAGAAGTGAAACTTACACATGGGAAGTTGCAATAACTCTTCTCCATGCACTTTTTCACCACGTAAGGCTCTCTAAAATGAACGCACAAGTGCTACATTACGAAGACAATTTTCGCAAACAAAATTTCGCTACTGTAACGTTTAGCTTGATGGATTGTGTTAAAACACTGGAGTGTGGAGTACATAATTTGTGCAATAACATATCAAAATCACATTATTTATGCAGTGGTTCGTTGAATCTCCCCCTCAATCAAACATTTGTTATCCTTTGAACAAGCCAAAAACCACACATTTAAATATAGAACTTTTATGAGAGTTTTTATCATTTTCCCCCTTTTTTATGGTATAATctactaaaattttaaaatagactATTTTAAAACCTGAATCAACTTGAATCCCATTCCATGTCGTATTAAAACTGCTATAAACAATAATTATTaactaaaaaaatcattatCAAAATTATCTAAAGGCTTTATACACTATTTGTACATTGGAAACCAGCGAGACTATAAGGCTGTTACATGAGTGGAAGAAAAAGTGAAATTTTAAACCAGTGCGAGATTTGCCTGTTCCGGTTTATCCCGAAGTAAAATGCAGCTTTTGGTAAGCACAGATGATTGAAAGTCCCCAATACAAGATAGCTGACTCCTTACGCTACCTCATATGAAACTTAATCTGAAGTAAATCAACAGTCGCATTTTCCACAGTGGTGTCGAATTTCACTTCACCTGAACTTTACTTTAATCTCATGTAAACAGCCACCATATTTACCTGTCGTGCTGTCATTAGTGATGCATCTTTCTCTTTTTTGATGTCTCCAGTATCATCAAGTTCACCTTTTTCCAATGCATCTAACCATTCATCATCATcaagttttcttttatttcttctgAAATGCAACACACAGACAAACAGTTAGTGTTTTAAATTTACTATTTAATAAGGGTGTGATGTGATGACTGAAAGAATAACGCCACaactttttttgacaaaatctcTAAACATAACCCTTACAACATTTCGGCCATACAATCTGAAGTACAAAATTGAAATAACAACTTTGATTTCGTCAACAGTTGTACTTTGCAAgataaaattttcatttaaatGCTTTATTGGTCGCTGGGAAAACAAGACTATTCAATTATTTCTTTGACGCATATGCTTGAAGCATCAAGGAAATATATTTCCCAGTTTCAAGAGTAATTTAACAATTCAAAGGTAAAGACTTTCAAAACCAGAA encodes:
- the LOC130614422 gene encoding ankyrin repeat domain-containing protein 49-like → MAESSVLDNETAEMEKFQDELDNLVLEGNDGLLEINNPDLKTDEKMLPVHFLPEGKKCYDWINEDLEKKETDKDDKKTSEKEQKTKTKMINSVTYTSTRQLGGDSPNRDCHNVLKAAENGDLERLKAILEKNSCVNATDSDGYTALHRASYSGHEEVLLYLLKHGGNVHAKTHDGWQPIHCAARWNKIDICKILLEHKADINAATNGLQTPLHFAALSSESQPLLELLLLHPDIKHNVVNAAGDTPYDLAHRSGPQVKLFELVDDGLKI
- the LOC130614421 gene encoding INO80 complex subunit B-like isoform X2 codes for the protein MGKRKDKDRDHGSPGKKKQKKHKKHKKKRERAVVSDEEIDVVNDDSLRDEGKALKVKIKFGGQTLSTTEVEYSDSAKEDIEADDILNSSVISDVETEGNAGRNKRKLDDDEWLDALEKGELDDTGDIKKEKDASLMTARQRALRGEKVHGEELLQLPMYTEKTEEETEEFERKRKLRAKKRRQQMQKQIEDTKTQTIEKLLKGQKGKKDAAKQQNKKIGDHVRYTSNKDGFLLSFTDASHYSLVQKQISSVPPDVIKCSVRGCENRKKYSCSATKLPVCSLDCYKVINNQQVISV
- the LOC130614421 gene encoding INO80 complex subunit B-like isoform X1; the protein is MGKRKDKDRDHGSPGKKKQKKHKKHKKKRERAVVSDEEIDVVNDDSLRDEGKALKVKIKFGGQTLSTTEVEYSDSAKEDIEADDILNSSVISDVETEGNAGRRNKRKLDDDEWLDALEKGELDDTGDIKKEKDASLMTARQRALRGEKVHGEELLQLPMYTEKTEEETEEFERKRKLRAKKRRQQMQKQIEDTKTQTIEKLLKGQKGKKDAAKQQNKKIGDHVRYTSNKDGFLLSFTDASHYSLVQKQISSVPPDVIKCSVRGCENRKKYSCSATKLPVCSLDCYKVINNQQVISV
- the LOC130614421 gene encoding INO80 complex subunit B-like isoform X3, which translates into the protein MGKRKDKDRDHGSPGKKKQKKHKKHKKKRERAVVSDEEIDVVNDDSLRDEGKALKVKIKFGGQTLSTTEVEYSDSAKEDIEADDILNSSVISDVETEGNAGRRNKRKLDDDEWLDALEKGELDDTGDIKKEKDASLMTARQRALRGEKVHGEELLQLPMYTEKTEEETEEFERKRKLRAKKRRQQMQKQIEDTKTQTIEKLLKGQKGKKDAAKQQNKKIGDHVRYTSNKDGFLLSFTDASHYSLVQKQISSLFTPSFQEAWKSPEITVETQREAS